Below is a genomic region from Flammeovirgaceae bacterium SG7u.111.
ACGGTATAGACAAAAAATGGCTTCAGGTAAAAAAAGAGGCAATCACTTCCTTCACCGATGTTATTACTTCGGCTTCTTCGGGAAGAAGAACTTTTTTCCACCAACAAGGTACTTGCGCCCAGCTCTCCACGGAGCACTTCCGACTTGACAAATACAAGGCGGGAATGTTTCACCTAGGCTACCTCCTTTTGCTCAGCAAACTAGACGAGCTAGATGAAAAAGGAAGAACAGAGGCATCGTACCTGCTAGAAAAAGCTCAAAACCTCGGCATGAAAACTTCGGCTGATGTCATAAGTTTGCTAGATGCCGACTATCAAAAAGTTGCCACCCCCTCGCTCCCTTTCATCAATTACTTTTTCCTAAACGATTATGAAGCTGCTAAGCTCAGTGGAATAGAGGTAAAAACAAACGGGGAAATTGATATTGAAAAACTGACCTCAGCTGCGCAAAAAGTACTGGATATGGGCGTGAACAACTTGGTAAGCGTCCACTTCGACAAAGGGATTTTATTGGTAGAGAAAGATGGAAAGGTCTGGCTACAAGGCAAGCCGATAGTGCCGAAGGAAGAACATGTGGGAAATGCTGGGGTAGGCGAAGCGGTGATGACCGGAATTTTGTGGGCAATCCACGAAGGGTTGGACTTCGAAAAAGGCTTAGAACTGGCTTCTGCCATGGCGGGGTGCTGCATGCTGGATGCCTCTTGTTCCAACGGTATTTTGCCTCTGGAGCAAACGCTAGAAAAGGCAAAAGAGTGGAAAGTTCACCAATTTTAAGCTTTTCTTGAAAAGATAAACAAACAAGGCTTCCATTCATGATGAATGGAAGCCTTGTTTGTTTATGGCAACATATTATCTCAATCCTACATTTCCCCCGCTTTGTGGAAGAGCAACCAGTCTATTTCAACTGAAGCATTTTCAGTTCCAGCGTACTCAAAGGTAATGTAGATGTCTTGCGTAGCATTTACTTGTTTGCTAAACGTGAGGATGGTTTCTGAGAAATCATTCCTTTTGCCTGTAGTGAAAGGAACTTCACCCGATGCAACTATCTCACCTTTGGGGCTACCAAGCCTGAGGTTTATCTTAAAGCCTTCAGAACCTGTTGCCGAAGTTCTCATAGTGATTTTATCTACTCCAGAAAGGTCGATTCCCTTGAACATAAAATGGGAATCTGGTTGAATCCTATGAAGGTAGGTAACGTTCGTTCCAGCAGGTCTTCTCTTGGCAATTTTGAAGAAGCTGTCGTAATCTTCTGCTTCTACTTTAGCTGGGCGGAACTCAATGGTTTTCGTATTGTTTAGTGATCCTATTACCTCCCCTCCTTTATCGGTATAAGAAGATTTAAGTATATATTTCCCGTTTCCTTGGTCAAAATCCAACACTCCGGCCAATGGCAAAGATGGCTTGGTAGACTCTTCGTCAAGAGAAAGGACAAAGCCTATCATTGCCTCCGCTTGCTCTACAGATAATTGCGGA
It encodes:
- a CDS encoding carbohydrate kinase family protein, which translates into the protein MKPSKKGIVAGGNWIIDQVKIVDFYPQEDELAKILYQGTSNGGSPYNLLKNFARLGVSIKLSAAGLVGGDSNGKWIIDDCIKNGIDKKWLQVKKEAITSFTDVITSASSGRRTFFHQQGTCAQLSTEHFRLDKYKAGMFHLGYLLLLSKLDELDEKGRTEASYLLEKAQNLGMKTSADVISLLDADYQKVATPSLPFINYFFLNDYEAAKLSGIEVKTNGEIDIEKLTSAAQKVLDMGVNNLVSVHFDKGILLVEKDGKVWLQGKPIVPKEEHVGNAGVGEAVMTGILWAIHEGLDFEKGLELASAMAGCCMLDASCSNGILPLEQTLEKAKEWKVHQF